One Lepus europaeus isolate LE1 chromosome 7, mLepTim1.pri, whole genome shotgun sequence DNA segment encodes these proteins:
- the AQP11 gene encoding aquaporin-11, producing MSALLGLWPEVRDTCTSLGLMLSTVLFVGLARVVARQQLHRPTAHGFVLEFIATFQLCCCTHELQLLSEHDPAHPTWTLTLIYFFSLVHGLTLVGTSCNPCGVMMQMMLGEMSPEMGAVRLLAQLLGALASRYCIGALWSLGLAKYHFSERSLACKHPIHVDLPKAVTSEAICSFIFHSALLHSQEVRSKLRIHLLAALITFLVYAGGSLTGAVFNPALALSLHFSCFDEAFPQFFIVYWLAPSLGILLMILMFSFFLPWLHNNHTTNKKE from the exons ATGTCGGCGCTGCTGGGTCTCTGGCCCGAGGTGCGGGACACTTGCACCTCGCTGGGCCTTATGCTGTCGACCGTGCTGTTCGTGGGGCTGGCCCGCGTGGTCGCCCGGCAGCAGCTGCACAGACCCACGGCTCACGGCTTCGTGCTGGAGTTTATAGCCACCTTCCAGCTTTGCTGCTGCACACACGAGCTGCAACTGCTGAGCGAGCACGACCCCGCACACCCAACCTGGACGCTAACGCTAATCTACTTCTTCTCGCTGGTGCACGGCCTGACTCTGGTGGGCACCTCCTGCAACCCGTGCGGCGTAATGATGCAGATGATGCTGGGGGAAATGTCCCCAGAGATGGGTGCGGTGAGGCTGTTGGCTCAACTGCTTGGCGCTCTAGCCAGCAGGTACTGCATAGGCGCCCTgtggagcctggggctggccaAGTATCACTTCAGCGAGAGGAGCCTGGCTTGCAAGCATCCCATCCACGTCGACTTGCCTAAAGCTGTCACCTCAGAGGCCATCTGCTCCTTTATCTTCCACAGcgctctgctgcactcccaggaAGTCCGGTCCAAGCTCCGTATCCACCTGCTGGCTGCGCTCATCACTTTTCTGGTCTATGCAG GAGGAAGTCTAACGGGAGCTGTATTTAATCCAGCTTTGGCACTTTCACTACATTTTTCATGTTTTGATGAAGCATTCCCTCAATTTTTTATAGTATATTGGCTGGCTCCTTCTTTAG GAATATTGTTGATGATCTTGATGTTCAGCTTTTTCCTTCCATGGCTGCATAACAACCATACAACTAATAAAAAGGAATAA